A genomic window from Streptomyces sp. NBC_00285 includes:
- a CDS encoding DUF6247 family protein produces the protein MSAQPVHHHQAPPAPGAAAQLRRQIAEHEAAARWLPAFEREWSNALEESRQTFDLTALHEVVREWQGRLATAPAVAAFVAGGFEDTDSVALEDIIGAGRR, from the coding sequence ATGAGCGCTCAGCCCGTACATCACCACCAGGCACCGCCGGCCCCGGGCGCGGCCGCGCAGCTGCGCAGGCAGATCGCCGAGCACGAGGCCGCCGCGCGGTGGCTGCCCGCGTTCGAGCGGGAGTGGTCGAACGCGCTGGAGGAGTCCCGCCAGACCTTCGACCTCACCGCGCTGCACGAGGTCGTCCGCGAGTGGCAGGGACGCCTCGCGACCGCGCCCGCCGTTGCCGCGTTCGTCGCGGGCGGGTTCGAGGACACCGACAGCGTCGCCCTGGAGGACATCATCGGGGCGGGACGCCGGTGA